The following proteins come from a genomic window of Tepidiforma thermophila:
- a CDS encoding cysteine desulfurase family protein, translating to MIYLDHAATSPLRPAAREAMAPFLDVRFGNPSGLYAIGRDAQEALDEARAAVAACLGARPSEIIFTSGATESINTALFGISYALRRAGAGNHVITSAIEHHAGIHAAAFLEELGFDVTTVGCDASGSVSLAEIDRAIRPGTILVNVMLANNEVGTIQPIPELAALLRERTAPGGHRIVLHTDAVQAPAWLPIDVEALGVDALSLSAHKFGGPKGTGILYLRRATPFHPLLLGGGQEMHKRAGTENVAGIVGTSAALQAAAAGTAGRSARVLELRNRLRDGILAAIPDVQVNGCQVNCLPNILNVAFGGLESDALVAALDERGVAVSSGSACSSSTWEPSHVLMAMGVPIRRAVGSIRFSLGETTTPAEIDAVLQLLPGAVEAARRQFARART from the coding sequence CGCGCGAGGCGATGGCGCCATTCCTCGATGTCCGCTTCGGCAACCCCAGCGGCCTCTACGCCATCGGCCGCGACGCCCAGGAAGCGCTCGACGAAGCCCGCGCCGCCGTGGCCGCCTGCCTCGGCGCCCGCCCCTCCGAAATCATCTTCACCAGCGGCGCCACCGAGAGCATCAATACCGCCCTCTTCGGCATCAGCTACGCCCTCCGCCGCGCCGGCGCCGGGAACCACGTCATCACCAGCGCCATCGAACACCACGCCGGCATCCACGCCGCCGCCTTCCTCGAAGAGCTCGGCTTCGACGTCACCACCGTCGGCTGCGACGCCTCCGGCAGCGTCTCCCTCGCCGAGATCGACCGCGCCATCCGGCCCGGCACCATCCTCGTTAACGTCATGCTCGCCAATAACGAGGTCGGCACCATCCAGCCGATCCCTGAGCTCGCCGCGCTCCTCCGCGAACGGACCGCGCCCGGCGGCCATCGCATCGTCCTCCACACCGACGCCGTCCAGGCGCCCGCCTGGCTCCCCATCGACGTCGAAGCGCTCGGCGTCGATGCCCTCAGCCTCTCCGCCCACAAGTTCGGCGGTCCCAAGGGCACCGGCATCCTCTACCTTCGCCGCGCCACCCCCTTCCATCCCCTCCTCCTTGGCGGCGGCCAGGAGATGCACAAGCGAGCCGGCACCGAAAACGTCGCCGGCATCGTCGGCACCTCCGCCGCCCTCCAGGCTGCCGCTGCCGGCACCGCCGGGCGCTCCGCCCGCGTCCTCGAGCTCCGCAACCGCCTCCGCGACGGCATCCTCGCCGCCATCCCCGACGTCCAGGTCAACGGCTGCCAGGTCAACTGCCTCCCGAACATCCTCAACGTCGCCTTCGGCGGCCTCGAAAGCGACGCCCTCGTCGCAGCCCTCGATGAACGCGGCGTCGCCGTCAGCTCCGGCAGCGCCTGCAGCAGCTCCACCTGGGAGCCCTCCCACGTCCTCATGGCGATGGGCGTCCCCATCCGCCGCGCCGTCGGCAGCATCCGCTTCTCCCTCGGCGAAACCACGACACCGGCCGAGATCGACGCCGTCCTCCAGCTCCTCCCCGGCGCCGTCGAAGCCGCCCGCCGCCAGTTCGCTCGCGCGCGCACCTGA